The following are from one region of the Sandaracinus amylolyticus genome:
- a CDS encoding alpha-amylase family glycosyl hydrolase, translated as MNAAHKIFLTATALTASLCASSCVQGELDGVRDVVVRTNTTEWRDQIIYQLLTDRFANGDASTDYRLEPGALARYQGGDWEGIVDRLDYLEELGVTALWISPIVLNVDYDAGFDAYHGYWAVDLERLNPHFGDLASLRGFVNAAHERGMLVILDIVTNHMGQVFYYDINGNGQPDESVAGSGAGSPVTRISEYDPDYDPRGIQGWTSLGESGPATIRFFDMPEIFRVRPNPPVLADPSMYNRRGRVTHWDCPAGDGACQSRVREMTLFGDFPGGLKDLDTTRQEVRDVMVDSYVRWVLMTDIDGFRIDTLKHVEYEFWDDFAPRVRERLAAAGKESFFMFGEAFDGDDALIGSYTRPGRLDSVFYFSQKFQVFGDVFQRGGPTDRIRALYEQRGVNYGTEPQPGGVGVAPRDVLVNFMDNHDVPRFLYDRPDEQGPAALRAALAYLLTEDGIPCIYYGTEQEYAGGNDPQNREPLWWSGYRTDGETFQWIARLTRIRRGYRALTHGDFELVYTTNATGDASDAGVVAFERETGDGDYALVVINAQGGHASSMSDATRRTALDAQVGTVLVDLLEPETTFTVGADGAIDVGVGPYQARILVPQDQQHE; from the coding sequence ATGAACGCAGCACACAAGATCTTCCTGACTGCCACCGCGCTCACTGCCTCGCTCTGCGCGAGCTCGTGCGTGCAAGGCGAGCTCGACGGAGTGCGCGACGTCGTCGTTCGCACGAACACGACCGAGTGGCGCGATCAGATCATCTATCAACTGCTGACCGATCGATTCGCCAACGGCGACGCGTCGACGGACTACCGCCTCGAGCCCGGCGCGCTGGCGCGATACCAGGGCGGCGACTGGGAGGGAATCGTCGATCGCCTCGACTACCTCGAGGAGCTCGGCGTCACGGCGCTGTGGATCAGCCCGATCGTGCTCAATGTCGACTACGACGCAGGGTTCGACGCCTATCACGGCTATTGGGCGGTCGACCTCGAGCGCCTCAATCCGCACTTCGGTGATCTGGCCAGCCTGCGCGGGTTCGTGAACGCGGCGCACGAGCGCGGGATGCTCGTGATCCTCGACATCGTCACGAACCACATGGGCCAGGTCTTCTACTACGACATCAATGGCAACGGTCAGCCGGACGAGAGCGTCGCCGGCTCGGGCGCGGGGAGCCCGGTGACGCGCATCAGCGAGTACGATCCCGACTACGATCCTCGCGGCATCCAGGGGTGGACGTCGCTCGGCGAGAGCGGCCCGGCGACGATTCGATTCTTCGACATGCCGGAGATCTTCCGGGTGCGCCCGAACCCGCCGGTGCTCGCGGATCCGTCGATGTACAACCGCCGCGGGCGAGTGACGCACTGGGACTGCCCGGCGGGCGACGGAGCGTGCCAGTCGCGGGTGCGCGAGATGACGCTCTTCGGCGATTTCCCCGGTGGCCTGAAGGATCTCGACACCACGCGTCAGGAAGTGCGCGACGTGATGGTGGACTCCTACGTTCGCTGGGTGCTGATGACGGACATCGACGGATTCCGCATCGACACGCTGAAGCACGTCGAATACGAGTTCTGGGACGACTTCGCACCGCGCGTGCGCGAGCGTCTCGCCGCCGCGGGCAAGGAGAGCTTCTTCATGTTCGGCGAGGCGTTCGACGGAGACGACGCGCTCATCGGGAGCTACACGCGCCCCGGGCGTCTCGATTCCGTCTTCTACTTCTCGCAGAAGTTCCAGGTGTTCGGCGACGTGTTCCAGCGCGGTGGGCCGACCGATCGCATCCGCGCGCTCTACGAGCAGCGCGGCGTGAACTACGGCACCGAGCCGCAGCCCGGCGGCGTCGGCGTCGCGCCGCGCGACGTGCTCGTGAACTTCATGGACAACCACGACGTGCCGCGCTTCCTCTACGACCGGCCCGACGAGCAGGGCCCGGCCGCGCTGCGCGCTGCGCTCGCCTACCTGCTCACCGAGGACGGCATTCCCTGCATCTACTACGGGACCGAGCAGGAATACGCGGGCGGCAACGACCCGCAGAATCGAGAGCCGCTCTGGTGGAGCGGATATCGGACCGACGGAGAGACGTTCCAGTGGATCGCGCGACTCACGCGCATCCGTCGTGGATATCGCGCGCTGACGCACGGTGACTTCGAGCTCGTCTACACGACGAACGCCACCGGCGACGCGAGCGACGCGGGTGTGGTCGCGTTCGAGCGCGAGACGGGCGACGGCGACTACGCGCTCGTCGTGATCAACGCGCAGGGCGGGCACGCGAGCTCGATGAGCGACGCGACGCGGCGCACCGCGCTCGACGCGCAGGTGGGCACGGTGCTCGTCGATCTGCTCGAGCCCGAGACGACGTTCACGGTCGGCGCGGACGGCGCGATCGACGTGGGCGTCGGGCCCTACCAGGCACGCATCCTCGTGCCCCAGGACCAGCAGCACGAGTGA
- a CDS encoding AAA family ATPase, with protein MDATTSSENVPSTNGSGGLESAHEVANRLKARLGAVVRGRDDVIELVLTALLADGHVLLEDYPGSGKTTLARALGGSIREDQGVVGIAPFRRIQFTPDLLPSDITGTNVFELERSNFVFRRGPIFAHVVLADEINRTSPKVQAAMLEAMAEKQVTVDNDTHALDDLFFVIATQNPLDLAGTYPLPTPQLDRFLFKIKMEHISRDAELEVLAAYPAPHLSLADEVPGVTRHDLLAARRALRANVALDAAFREALVDLARSLRDDKRVLQGASTRSLVLMMPALQARALVSGRDHVTPHDLEVLAPYVFTHRLECAPGVDDAAAVVREHAKAQVEKLARRSLKR; from the coding sequence ATGGACGCGACGACCAGCAGCGAGAACGTTCCGTCGACGAACGGAAGTGGGGGCCTCGAGAGCGCGCACGAGGTGGCGAACCGCCTGAAGGCGCGGCTCGGCGCGGTGGTGCGCGGGCGCGACGACGTGATCGAGCTCGTGCTCACCGCGCTGCTCGCCGACGGCCACGTGCTCCTCGAGGACTATCCGGGCTCGGGCAAGACCACGCTCGCGCGCGCGCTCGGTGGATCGATCCGCGAGGATCAGGGCGTCGTCGGGATCGCGCCGTTCCGCCGCATCCAGTTCACGCCCGATCTGCTCCCGAGCGACATCACGGGCACCAACGTGTTCGAGCTCGAGCGCTCGAATTTCGTGTTCCGGCGCGGTCCGATCTTCGCGCACGTCGTGCTCGCGGACGAGATCAACCGCACGTCGCCGAAGGTGCAGGCCGCGATGCTCGAGGCGATGGCCGAGAAGCAGGTGACGGTCGACAACGACACCCACGCGCTCGACGATCTCTTCTTCGTCATCGCGACGCAGAACCCGCTCGATCTCGCGGGCACGTACCCGCTGCCGACGCCGCAGCTCGATCGCTTCCTCTTCAAGATCAAGATGGAGCACATCTCGCGCGACGCGGAGCTCGAGGTGCTCGCGGCGTATCCCGCGCCGCACCTCTCGCTCGCCGACGAGGTGCCCGGTGTGACGCGCCACGATCTGCTCGCGGCGCGTCGCGCGCTGCGCGCGAACGTCGCGCTCGATGCGGCGTTCCGCGAGGCGCTGGTCGATCTCGCGCGCTCGCTGCGCGACGACAAGCGCGTGCTCCAGGGCGCGTCGACGCGCTCGCTCGTGCTGATGATGCCCGCGCTCCAGGCGCGCGCGCTGGTGTCGGGCCGCGATCACGTCACGCCGCACGATCTCGAGGTGCTCGCGCCCTACGTGTTCACGCACCGCCTCGAGTGCGCGCCGGGTGTCGACGATGCCGCCGCGGTCGTGCGCGAGCACGCGAAGGCGCAGGTCGAGAAGCTCGCGCGCCGCAGCCTCAAGCGTTGA
- a CDS encoding NAD(P)/FAD-dependent oxidoreductase yields the protein MLRKEEPHVVVLGGGFGGLATARALRRAPVRVTLVDRSNHHLFQPLLYQVATAALAAPDIASPIRRLLAHQRNATVLMAEVARIDVAAREVWLEDGSKLAYDYLVVATGMTNAYFGHDEWAAHAPGLKSLGEAIEIRNDILRSFERAEREPDPARRREHTTFVVIGAGPTGVELAGALAEIAGRTLAKDFRHFDPTTTRVVLVEAGPRILPTFAPELSDKALAELKRLGVEVRLSTKVTKIEEGCVHMGDDLVRSNTILWAAGVSASPLTKDLGTELDRAGRVKVAEDCTVPAHPEIFVLGDLISKEQDGKMLPGVAQLALQTGRHAAKNIVRSVKGQERLPFRYRDKGSMATIGRAKAIAEIGGIKIAGFVAWVLWLFIHVMFLVEFRNRLAVLFEWAWAYLTWQRSSRVILETPSAPSVRTSERDASPARAESPRQEPAAKLPGGVAPMPSASSMPSTRLPTPAPAE from the coding sequence ATGCTGCGCAAGGAAGAACCTCACGTCGTCGTCCTCGGTGGAGGCTTCGGCGGTCTCGCGACGGCGCGCGCGCTCCGGCGCGCTCCGGTGCGCGTCACGTTGGTGGACCGCAGCAACCACCACCTCTTCCAGCCGCTCCTCTATCAAGTCGCGACCGCCGCGCTCGCCGCGCCCGACATCGCGTCGCCGATCCGCCGCCTGCTCGCGCACCAGCGCAACGCGACCGTGCTCATGGCGGAGGTCGCGCGCATCGACGTCGCCGCGCGCGAGGTGTGGCTCGAGGACGGGTCGAAGCTCGCGTACGACTACCTCGTCGTCGCGACCGGGATGACGAACGCGTACTTCGGCCACGACGAGTGGGCCGCGCACGCGCCCGGCCTCAAGTCGCTCGGCGAGGCGATCGAGATCCGCAACGACATCCTCCGCTCGTTCGAGCGCGCGGAGCGCGAGCCCGATCCTGCGCGTCGCCGCGAGCACACCACGTTCGTCGTGATCGGCGCGGGCCCGACCGGCGTCGAGCTCGCGGGCGCGCTCGCCGAGATCGCGGGACGAACGCTCGCGAAGGACTTCCGCCACTTCGATCCCACGACGACGCGCGTGGTGCTCGTCGAGGCCGGTCCGCGGATCCTTCCGACGTTCGCGCCCGAGCTCTCCGACAAGGCGCTCGCCGAGCTGAAGCGGCTCGGCGTCGAGGTCCGCCTCTCGACGAAGGTCACGAAGATCGAAGAGGGCTGCGTGCACATGGGCGACGACCTGGTGCGCAGCAACACGATCCTCTGGGCCGCCGGCGTGAGCGCGAGCCCGCTCACGAAGGACCTCGGCACCGAGCTCGATCGCGCCGGCCGCGTGAAGGTCGCGGAGGACTGCACCGTGCCCGCGCACCCCGAGATCTTCGTGCTCGGCGACCTGATCTCGAAGGAGCAGGACGGCAAGATGCTGCCCGGCGTCGCGCAGCTCGCGCTGCAGACCGGGCGCCACGCCGCGAAGAACATCGTGCGCTCGGTGAAGGGCCAGGAGCGCCTGCCCTTCCGCTATCGCGACAAGGGCTCGATGGCGACGATCGGTCGCGCGAAGGCGATCGCGGAGATCGGCGGCATCAAGATCGCCGGGTTCGTCGCGTGGGTCCTCTGGCTCTTCATCCACGTCATGTTCCTCGTCGAGTTCCGCAACCGGCTCGCGGTGCTCTTCGAGTGGGCGTGGGCGTACCTCACGTGGCAGCGCAGCTCGCGCGTGATCCTCGAGACGCCCTCGGCGCCGAGCGTCCGCACGAGCGAGCGAGACGCGTCGCCCGCGCGCGCCGAGAGCCCGCGGCAAGAGCCCGCGGCGAAGCTCCCCGGCGGGGTCGCGCCGATGCCCTCGGCGTCGTCGATGCCGAGCACGCGCCTGCCGACGCCCGCGCCCGCCGAGTGA
- a CDS encoding carbohydrate porin, which produces METQPSEEAAAAEAVIDAAEDAETPPEGALAEARSTESDAGDGDDDDEDEEDGDDFWSGFQFGSYGRVVAASDLQGRTGRQSRIVAFAPRVDEDDTYAEIELRREDRMFGIDTRIVATVAYAGPLFQYDGEFDERIAIRNLFAEANNILVNGLAIWGGSRMVRGDDVYLMNFWPLDNLNMVGGGLRYAFEDDLEFALQVGMSQPNNPFQRQVDLFPARAGFLPDEVFVLDRPRIVVSGRATWWPFGRFADMGLKTVLYGEQHFLAAGERRRPDGTIEGLPEDSGYVLGAQVGGYIGSQRTFANLFFRYGRGLGAYDPLGVPFRTGTVISTGRAEEIRLALSANWEWNESNDIGIGVMLGAWWRLFRDADPSVFDRSAISEGAISVRPIVWLGRFAGLQADLSFQGMQTTALNEISGDPEGGAVFKFGFIPFVSPWGRGSYTRPHIRLHYVLTARDEGAQRLYNDADPRSRQDLEHFLGVSVEWWFSSSSYAP; this is translated from the coding sequence ATGGAGACCCAGCCGAGCGAGGAGGCCGCGGCCGCGGAGGCCGTGATCGACGCCGCCGAGGACGCCGAGACGCCGCCCGAGGGCGCGCTCGCGGAGGCGCGCTCGACCGAGTCCGACGCGGGCGATGGGGACGACGACGACGAGGACGAGGAGGACGGCGACGACTTCTGGAGCGGCTTCCAGTTCGGCTCGTACGGCCGCGTGGTCGCGGCGTCGGACCTCCAGGGCCGCACCGGTCGCCAGTCGCGCATCGTCGCGTTCGCGCCGCGCGTCGACGAGGACGACACCTACGCCGAGATCGAGCTGCGCCGCGAGGACCGCATGTTCGGCATCGACACGCGCATCGTCGCCACCGTCGCGTACGCCGGGCCGCTCTTCCAGTACGACGGCGAGTTCGACGAGCGCATCGCGATCCGCAACCTCTTCGCCGAGGCGAACAACATCCTGGTGAACGGCCTGGCGATCTGGGGCGGCTCGCGGATGGTCCGCGGCGACGACGTCTACCTCATGAACTTCTGGCCGCTCGACAACCTCAACATGGTCGGCGGCGGTCTTCGTTACGCCTTCGAGGACGACCTCGAATTCGCGCTGCAGGTCGGCATGTCGCAGCCGAACAATCCCTTCCAGCGCCAGGTCGATCTCTTCCCAGCGCGCGCGGGCTTCCTGCCCGACGAAGTGTTCGTGCTCGATCGCCCGCGCATCGTGGTCTCGGGACGCGCGACGTGGTGGCCCTTCGGGCGCTTCGCCGACATGGGGCTCAAGACGGTGCTCTACGGCGAGCAGCACTTCCTCGCGGCCGGTGAGCGCCGTCGTCCCGACGGAACGATCGAGGGCCTGCCCGAGGACTCGGGATATGTGCTCGGAGCACAGGTCGGCGGGTACATCGGCAGTCAGCGCACGTTCGCGAACCTGTTCTTCCGCTACGGTCGCGGGCTCGGCGCGTACGACCCGCTCGGCGTTCCGTTCCGCACCGGCACCGTGATCTCGACCGGACGTGCCGAGGAGATCCGACTCGCGCTCTCGGCGAACTGGGAGTGGAACGAGTCGAACGACATCGGCATCGGCGTGATGCTCGGCGCGTGGTGGCGGCTCTTCCGCGACGCGGATCCCTCGGTGTTCGATCGCAGCGCGATCTCCGAGGGCGCGATCTCGGTGCGCCCGATCGTGTGGCTCGGACGATTCGCGGGCCTGCAGGCGGACCTGAGCTTCCAGGGGATGCAGACCACCGCGCTCAACGAGATCAGCGGCGATCCCGAGGGCGGCGCGGTGTTCAAGTTCGGGTTCATCCCGTTCGTCTCGCCGTGGGGCCGCGGCAGCTACACGCGCCCGCACATCCGGCTGCACTACGTGCTCACCGCGCGCGACGAGGGCGCCCAGCGCCTCTACAACGACGCCGATCCCCGCTCCCGACAGGACCTCGAGCACTTCCTCGGAGTGTCCGTCGAGTGGTGGTTCTCGAGCTCCAGCTACGCGCCTTGA
- a CDS encoding PepSY-associated TM helix domain-containing protein, with translation MRIDPKRTFALHSSLGMVVGVAIAFVCATGALAALAPSIDRMVVPASRIDDARPDDPRARWSELLAAAQAHASGAQVIVLSAPHVPGVAAEAILRHGPGRFERLYLDPRDARVRGRGAWWNVQRFARDLHRSLFLGENAGIFVVGALATPLLVSTLSGLVLALRTKQRWRVRWRAGRERALRDGHRALGLALAVMALLWGTTGAWYWAELMLGWAHVSAIPALPRVEARSDAEHRELDALVAIGEAAYPELVVDSIALPTARRPVLSLLGHDGSVLSRDQASQVFVEPYEGRVLGVWRPDAMGPAERWAHAADPLHFGELGGTPTRITWGVLGLGLAMVAAVGPWIRWRRRRA, from the coding sequence ATGCGGATCGACCCGAAGCGCACGTTCGCGCTGCACTCGTCGCTCGGCATGGTCGTCGGCGTCGCGATCGCGTTCGTGTGCGCGACCGGCGCGCTCGCCGCGCTCGCGCCCTCGATCGATCGCATGGTCGTTCCCGCGTCGCGCATCGACGACGCGCGTCCCGACGATCCGCGCGCTCGATGGAGCGAGCTGCTCGCCGCCGCGCAGGCCCACGCGAGCGGCGCGCAGGTGATCGTGCTCTCCGCGCCGCACGTGCCCGGCGTCGCGGCCGAGGCGATCCTCCGCCACGGCCCGGGACGCTTCGAGCGCCTCTATCTCGATCCCCGCGATGCGCGCGTGCGCGGGCGCGGCGCGTGGTGGAACGTGCAGCGCTTCGCGCGCGATCTGCATCGCTCGCTCTTCCTCGGCGAGAACGCCGGCATCTTCGTCGTCGGTGCGCTCGCGACGCCGCTGCTGGTGTCGACGCTGAGCGGTCTCGTGCTCGCGCTACGCACCAAGCAGCGCTGGCGCGTTCGATGGCGCGCCGGCCGCGAGCGCGCGCTGCGCGACGGACATCGCGCGCTCGGTCTCGCGCTCGCGGTGATGGCCCTGCTCTGGGGCACGACGGGCGCGTGGTACTGGGCCGAGCTGATGCTCGGTTGGGCGCACGTCTCCGCGATCCCCGCGCTGCCGCGCGTCGAGGCGCGCAGCGACGCGGAGCATCGTGAGCTCGACGCGCTCGTCGCGATCGGTGAGGCCGCGTACCCCGAGCTCGTCGTCGACTCGATCGCGCTCCCGACCGCGCGCCGTCCGGTGCTCTCGCTGCTCGGCCACGACGGCAGCGTGCTCTCGCGCGACCAAGCCTCGCAGGTGTTCGTCGAGCCCTACGAGGGGCGCGTGCTCGGCGTGTGGAGACCGGATGCGATGGGCCCCGCAGAGCGCTGGGCCCACGCCGCGGATCCGCTGCACTTCGGTGAGCTCGGAGGTACGCCGACGCGCATCACGTGGGGCGTGCTCGGCCTCGGCCTCGCGATGGTCGCGGCGGTCGGTCCGTGGATCCGCTGGCGCCGCCGCCGCGCGTGA
- a CDS encoding SixA phosphatase family protein, translating to MDVFVVRHAIAEDAAAGQDDAERALTPDGIRRFERAVKGMRALDLTFERVLHSPWRRARESAELLAPIVSGPLEETPLLAKAPSPALYEALSRHTEEGPIAIVGHQPWLGEAIAWLALGDAKLGATIDLKKGGVVWLEGEPKRGQMRLRAHLPPRVLRALR from the coding sequence ATGGACGTGTTCGTGGTGCGTCACGCGATCGCGGAGGACGCGGCGGCAGGGCAGGACGATGCGGAGCGCGCGCTCACGCCCGATGGCATCCGTCGGTTCGAGCGTGCGGTGAAGGGCATGCGCGCGCTCGACCTCACGTTCGAGCGCGTGCTCCACAGCCCGTGGCGACGTGCGCGAGAGAGCGCGGAGCTGCTCGCGCCCATCGTGAGCGGCCCGCTCGAGGAGACGCCGCTCCTCGCGAAGGCGCCGTCGCCCGCGCTCTACGAGGCGCTCTCGCGACACACCGAGGAAGGCCCGATCGCGATCGTCGGCCATCAGCCGTGGCTCGGCGAGGCGATCGCGTGGCTCGCGCTCGGCGACGCGAAGCTCGGCGCGACGATCGATCTCAAGAAGGGCGGCGTGGTGTGGCTCGAGGGCGAGCCGAAGCGCGGGCAGATGCGCCTCCGCGCGCACCTGCCTCCGCGCGTGCTGCGCGCGCTGCGGTGA
- a CDS encoding DUF4126 family protein, which yields MDTETTRSFARTVMRAALLGALCGGRAATPLAQLSKHARKAEIVSDRAAWRALQRPTLRRLLRLSMWAELIADKMPGVPSRLALPSIAGRCVTGALSGATAFAADRRSMLAGALIGGAAAYAGAVITHRFRVGRDPSDSPHRVRGLVEDAFVVGGASRVARATVHAASAI from the coding sequence ATGGACACCGAGACGACCCGGTCCTTCGCGCGCACGGTGATGCGCGCTGCTCTGCTCGGCGCGCTGTGCGGCGGACGCGCCGCGACCCCGCTCGCGCAGCTCTCGAAGCACGCGCGAAAGGCCGAGATCGTGTCGGATCGCGCAGCGTGGCGCGCGCTGCAGCGCCCGACGCTGAGGCGACTCCTGCGGCTCTCGATGTGGGCCGAGCTGATCGCCGACAAGATGCCCGGCGTGCCCAGCCGCCTCGCGCTCCCGAGCATCGCGGGGCGCTGCGTCACGGGCGCGCTCTCGGGCGCGACGGCGTTCGCCGCGGACCGTCGATCGATGCTCGCCGGCGCGCTGATCGGCGGCGCGGCGGCGTACGCGGGCGCGGTGATCACGCATCGATTCCGCGTGGGCCGTGATCCGTCCGACAGCCCGCATCGGGTGCGCGGGCTCGTCGAGGACGCGTTCGTGGTGGGCGGCGCGTCGCGCGTCGCGCGTGCGACCGTGCACGCGGCGAGCGCGATCTGA
- a CDS encoding protoglobin domain-containing protein, with product MTSPGSSPITLEDFERMKRSVLFGDDDVAALRASERVLADQTDAILDVWYGFVGSQPHLLASFSDATTGAPLPGYLAAVRKRFGQWILDTARAQYDQAWLDYQHEIGLRHHRIEKNRTDGVSAAPIVPFRDLFLLVFPVTHTLRPFLAKKGDAPDQVERMHQAWVKSCLLQVTLWSHPYVHAGDY from the coding sequence ATGACCAGTCCCGGCTCCAGCCCGATCACGCTCGAGGACTTCGAGCGCATGAAGCGCTCGGTCCTCTTCGGCGACGACGACGTCGCGGCGCTGCGCGCGTCGGAGCGTGTGCTCGCCGATCAGACCGACGCGATCCTCGACGTCTGGTACGGCTTCGTCGGCAGCCAACCGCACCTGCTCGCGTCGTTCTCCGACGCGACCACCGGCGCACCGCTGCCTGGCTATCTGGCCGCGGTGCGCAAGCGCTTCGGGCAGTGGATCCTCGACACCGCGCGCGCGCAGTACGACCAGGCGTGGCTCGACTACCAGCACGAGATCGGGCTGCGCCACCACCGCATCGAGAAGAACAGGACCGACGGAGTGAGCGCGGCGCCGATCGTGCCGTTCCGCGATCTCTTCCTCCTCGTGTTCCCGGTCACGCACACGCTGCGTCCGTTCCTCGCGAAGAAGGGCGATGCGCCCGACCAGGTCGAGCGCATGCACCAAGCGTGGGTGAAGTCGTGCCTGCTCCAGGTGACCCTCTGGAGCCACCCGTACGTGCACGCAGGCGATTACTGA
- a CDS encoding ATP-binding cassette domain-containing protein, with protein sequence MSSRLVEARGLSFAFGDGAPLFESLDLSLAPGWHGLVGENGAGKTTLLRLIAGELAPDAGRVIVVDHALVVLCPQRVDEIDVHVRELASRDDGDAQRLRATLSLDVASLARWATLSPGERKRWQVAGALAREPDVLLLDEPSNHLDADAQRALTRALSRFRGVGVIVSHDRALLDAITTRTIRLEGRGARVWEGAYSDAREAWIAEEDARRTERETLRDRAKKEAKKLESARQERARAESMRSTSKRMRNPGDSDSRGILAQTRADWAEARLARSAAVRRGAVERAEERIEALGPVTKTKGRSVLFAYESSAKNVVLTIDAEEVRAGERVLLREVRLSLGRHDRVRLEGPNGAGKTTLLHALMRDAGTRVLFVPQEIAREETARTIASLRALPGDARGRAMSLLAALGADPARVLASPEPSPGEARKLAIALGLATEVHAVVLDEPTNHLDLPSIERLEDALERYPGALLVVTHDARFAAKVANEAWRIEGEHVMRAPM encoded by the coding sequence ATGTCGTCGCGCCTCGTGGAGGCGCGCGGGCTCTCGTTCGCGTTCGGCGACGGAGCGCCGCTCTTCGAGTCGTTGGATCTCTCGCTCGCGCCCGGGTGGCACGGGCTCGTCGGCGAGAACGGCGCCGGCAAGACGACGCTCCTGCGTCTGATCGCGGGCGAGCTCGCGCCCGATGCGGGTCGCGTGATCGTCGTGGATCACGCGCTGGTCGTGCTCTGTCCGCAGCGCGTCGACGAGATCGACGTGCACGTGCGCGAGCTCGCATCGCGCGACGATGGCGACGCGCAGCGCCTGCGCGCGACGCTCTCGCTCGACGTCGCATCGCTCGCGCGCTGGGCCACGCTCTCGCCGGGCGAGCGCAAGCGATGGCAGGTCGCGGGCGCGCTCGCGCGCGAGCCCGACGTGCTCCTGCTCGACGAGCCGAGCAATCACCTCGACGCCGATGCGCAACGCGCGCTGACGCGTGCGCTCTCGCGCTTCCGCGGTGTGGGCGTGATCGTCTCGCACGATCGCGCGCTGCTCGACGCGATCACGACCCGCACGATCCGCCTCGAAGGGCGCGGTGCGCGGGTCTGGGAGGGCGCGTACTCCGACGCGCGCGAGGCGTGGATCGCGGAGGAGGACGCGCGCCGCACCGAGCGCGAGACGCTGCGCGATCGCGCGAAGAAGGAGGCGAAGAAGCTCGAGAGCGCGCGGCAGGAGAGGGCGCGCGCGGAGTCGATGCGATCGACCTCGAAGCGAATGCGCAATCCCGGCGACTCCGACTCGCGCGGGATCCTCGCGCAGACGCGCGCCGACTGGGCGGAGGCGCGGCTCGCGCGCAGCGCCGCGGTGCGTCGCGGCGCGGTCGAGCGCGCGGAGGAGCGCATCGAGGCGCTCGGGCCGGTCACGAAGACGAAGGGGCGCTCGGTGCTCTTCGCCTACGAGAGCTCGGCGAAGAACGTCGTGCTCACGATCGACGCCGAGGAGGTGCGCGCCGGCGAGCGCGTGCTCTTGCGCGAGGTCCGGCTCTCGCTCGGTCGTCACGATCGCGTGCGGCTCGAGGGACCGAACGGCGCGGGCAAGACGACGCTGCTCCACGCCCTGATGCGCGACGCGGGCACGCGCGTGCTCTTCGTGCCGCAGGAGATCGCGCGCGAGGAGACGGCGCGCACCATCGCGTCGCTGCGCGCGCTGCCCGGCGATGCGCGCGGTCGTGCGATGTCGCTGCTCGCGGCGCTGGGCGCGGATCCCGCGCGCGTGCTCGCCTCGCCCGAGCCTTCGCCGGGCGAGGCGCGCAAGCTCGCGATCGCGCTGGGCCTCGCGACGGAGGTCCACGCGGTGGTGCTCGACGAGCCCACGAATCATCTCGATCTGCCGTCGATCGAGCGGCTCGAGGACGCGCTCGAGCGTTATCCGGGCGCGCTGCTCGTGGTCACGCACGACGCGCGCTTCGCCGCGAAGGTCGCGAACGAAGCCTGGCGCATCGAGGGCGAGCACGTGATGCGCGCGCCGATGTGA
- a CDS encoding MarR family winged helix-turn-helix transcriptional regulator has translation MEQAPPPGSFFDDHTEPLDQRIASGLAKIGLALKHQSSQAAGERGLSPTQGQILATLLTTGPMRPSALAARLALRLPGVSESARTLVEKELVEKLVDPDDARATLLALTARGRREAKRAAGWPDFLATAVEALEPDEQATFYRGLLKMIRTLQEREQIPVSRMCLGCTHFRANAHPGEPSPHHCALVDAPLANDQLRLDCADQVPAAPELAASNWDALTRAR, from the coding sequence ATGGAGCAAGCGCCCCCGCCCGGCTCGTTCTTCGACGACCACACGGAGCCGCTCGACCAGCGCATCGCGAGCGGGCTCGCGAAGATCGGTCTCGCGCTCAAGCACCAGTCGTCGCAGGCCGCGGGCGAGCGCGGTCTCTCGCCCACGCAGGGACAGATCCTCGCGACGCTGCTCACGACGGGGCCGATGCGTCCTTCCGCGCTCGCGGCGCGGCTCGCGCTGCGCCTGCCCGGTGTGAGCGAGTCGGCGCGCACGCTGGTCGAGAAGGAGCTCGTCGAGAAGCTCGTCGATCCCGACGACGCGCGCGCGACGCTGCTCGCGCTCACCGCGCGCGGGCGCCGCGAGGCCAAGCGCGCTGCAGGCTGGCCCGACTTCCTCGCGACCGCGGTCGAGGCGCTCGAGCCCGACGAGCAGGCGACGTTCTATCGCGGTCTGCTGAAGATGATCCGCACGCTCCAGGAGCGAGAGCAGATCCCGGTGAGCCGGATGTGCCTCGGGTGCACTCACTTCCGCGCGAACGCGCATCCGGGTGAGCCGAGCCCGCATCACTGCGCGCTCGTCGACGCGCCGCTCGCGAACGATCAGCTGCGCCTCGACTGCGCCGATCAGGTCCCCGCCGCGCCCGAGCTCGCGGCGAGCAATTGGGACGCGCTCACGCGCGCGCGCTGA